One genomic window of Clostridium taeniosporum includes the following:
- a CDS encoding YbaB/EbfC family nucleoid-associated protein: protein MAKGGFPGGFGGGNMNNLMKQAQKLQKQMEDMQKELETKEFETSVGGGAVSVTVTGKKEIKSINIKPEVVDPDDVEMLEDLVLTAVNEALRKAEEETASKMGKLTGGMPGGLF from the coding sequence ATGGCAAAAGGAGGATTTCCCGGCGGATTCGGCGGAGGAAACATGAACAATCTTATGAAACAAGCGCAAAAACTTCAAAAACAAATGGAAGATATGCAAAAAGAGCTTGAAACAAAGGAATTTGAAACATCAGTAGGTGGTGGCGCTGTTTCTGTAACAGTAACTGGTAAAAAAGAAATTAAATCTATTAATATAAAGCCAGAAGTAGTAGATCCAGATGATGTAGAAATGCTTGAGGATTTAGTACTTACAGCAGTTAATGAAGCTTTAAGAAAAGCAGAAGAAGAAACTGCTAGTAAAATGGGAAAATTAACTGGTGGAATGCCAGGAGGATTATTTTAA
- the dnaX gene encoding DNA polymerase III subunit gamma/tau, which translates to MGYTALYREWRPKTFNDVVGQEHITTTLKNEILNNRIAHAYLFCGTRGTGKTSTAKVMAKALNCLNFQDGEPCNECEMCKKINEGLSMDVTELDAASNNGIDRIRDIIDDTKYPPQEGKYKIYILDEVHMLSVGAVNAFLKTLEEPPSNVIFILATTDPQRLPITILSRCQRFDFKRINQKEISARLKKITEAQNVKVDNKSLDLIARVADGAMRDSLSILDQAIAMGDNNIQYDDLISILGLVTNEYLFEITDSIIERNIEKAMVIIDKMVFSGKDIHLFIKDLIGHFRNLLMVKVSNTPEEILDMSLENIELIKEQGKKIRIEEIMRGIRILQEGENNSKVSKQSRLYLELSIIKMCKIEYDTSSEVMLARINKLEENLKSGKIQVLSNSQTSKNVSENELVSNKKVTKQNKVMKEENHILQNENNINVESSLTIDNIKRAWSEILEAFKGRRAMVIYASIVTAKPYKFDKGVVTLIYESSYAFNKNRLEKSEYRKTVNEVFSEVLKDKIMVRYEVENNQADELSKEELLKQKLEGVPFEVLDE; encoded by the coding sequence TTGGGATATACAGCTTTATATAGAGAATGGAGACCTAAGACATTTAATGATGTAGTAGGTCAAGAACATATAACAACAACATTAAAAAATGAAATTTTAAATAATAGAATAGCTCATGCATATCTTTTTTGCGGTACTAGAGGAACAGGTAAAACTTCCACTGCTAAAGTTATGGCAAAAGCTTTAAATTGTCTTAACTTTCAAGATGGTGAACCTTGTAATGAATGTGAAATGTGTAAAAAAATAAATGAAGGTTTATCAATGGATGTTACAGAATTAGATGCAGCATCTAACAATGGTATAGATAGAATTAGAGATATAATTGATGATACAAAATATCCCCCACAAGAGGGAAAATATAAAATATATATACTAGATGAGGTTCATATGTTATCAGTAGGAGCAGTTAATGCTTTCTTAAAAACATTAGAAGAACCACCAAGTAATGTTATATTTATATTAGCAACAACTGATCCTCAAAGATTACCAATAACAATATTATCTAGATGTCAAAGATTTGATTTTAAGCGAATAAATCAAAAAGAAATTTCAGCTAGATTAAAAAAGATAACAGAAGCACAAAATGTTAAAGTTGATAATAAAAGTTTAGACTTAATCGCTAGAGTTGCTGATGGAGCTATGAGAGATTCTTTAAGTATATTAGATCAAGCGATAGCTATGGGAGATAATAATATCCAATACGATGATTTAATAAGTATTTTAGGATTGGTTACAAATGAATATTTGTTTGAAATAACTGATTCAATAATAGAAAGAAATATAGAAAAAGCTATGGTTATTATTGATAAGATGGTTTTTTCAGGTAAGGATATTCATTTATTTATAAAAGATCTTATAGGTCATTTTAGAAATTTACTTATGGTTAAAGTATCTAATACACCAGAAGAAATCTTAGATATGTCTCTTGAAAATATTGAGCTTATAAAAGAGCAAGGAAAGAAGATTCGTATTGAAGAAATAATGAGAGGTATTAGAATTCTTCAAGAAGGAGAAAATAATTCTAAGGTAAGTAAACAAAGTAGATTATATTTAGAGCTTAGTATAATAAAAATGTGTAAAATAGAGTATGATACATCAAGTGAGGTTATGCTTGCTAGAATAAATAAGTTAGAAGAAAATTTAAAAAGTGGAAAGATACAGGTATTATCAAATTCGCAAACAAGTAAAAATGTATCTGAAAATGAATTAGTATCTAATAAAAAAGTTACTAAGCAAAATAAAGTTATGAAAGAAGAAAATCATATTTTACAAAATGAAAATAATATTAATGTAGAATCATCTTTAACAATAGATAATATAAAGAGGGCTTGGTCAGAAATATTAGAAGCATTTAAAGGTAGAAGAGCTATGGTTATATATGCATCTATAGTTACAGCAAAGCCATATAAATTTGATAAAGGGGTAGTAACTTTAATATATGAATCTTCATATGCATTTAATAAAAATAGATTAGAAAAGTCAGAATACAGAAAAACTGTTAATGAAGTATTTTCAGAAGTACTAAAAGATAAAATAATGGTAAGATATGAAGTTGAAAATAATCAAGCTGATGAATTGAGTAAAGAGGAATTATTAAAGCAAAAATTAGAAGGAGTTCCTTTTGAAGTATTAGATGAATAG